One region of Ostrinia nubilalis chromosome 14, ilOstNubi1.1, whole genome shotgun sequence genomic DNA includes:
- the LOC135077826 gene encoding telomerase Cajal body protein 1 homolog produces the protein MEEISMETDISSMSGQSFPSEMLIDDTSHYGNGDKPPEPTEENLGAARVFEYPTLFAGKTLLELCSSSWSRSYKAKNDVQPYLRGCKWSPDGTCCLTVVNNDGMHLCELPRDLYEDTPTYNRTINILDSVIHVKEAGMIYDFCWYPGMNSGYPETCCWITTKQNGPIQMWDAFDGSLRCSYRGFDVVDEMEPALSLTFNQQGTRIVAGYKKCLRTFEVERPGRDYVEHKISNPASCIATHGNLMAVGSWNTTISLFNVNEVGNYKSIGNMHGHGGGVTHMKFTPDGFRLVSGARKDHRLLVWDIRYYRRPLNILSRAVDTNQRVYFDVSPCGRYIVTGGTDGIVKVWDVKQANWKESLDVTEGIGDNVTYKFPLHKDCCNSVSIHPLRPILATGSGQYHFIDPINTIEDENLKPESMKKEENGQINGVVHKEITDMKYSEEAENSLVFWWIGDMDLT, from the exons atgGAGGAAATATCAATGGAGACTGATATTTCGTCAATGTCGGGCCAAAGCTTTCCTTCTGAAATGCTTATTGATGATACTAGTCATTATGGAAACGGCGATAAACCGCCAGAACCAACTGAAGAAAACCTCGGTGCAGCAAGGGTCTTTGAGTATCCTACTCTGTTTGCTGGTAAAACTTTACTTGAACTTTGCAGTTCTTCTTGGTCACGGTCTTATAAAGCCAAAAACGACGTCCAGCCTTATCTAAGAGGCTGCAAGTGGTCTCCCGACGGCACTTGCTGTCTGACTGTAGTGAATAACGATGGGATGCACCTATGTGAATTACCTAGAGATCTTTATGAAGATACACCTACCTATAATAGAACAATAAATATATTAGATTCAGTGATTCACGTAAAAGAAGCTGGTATGATCTATGATTTTTGTTGGTACCCTGGTATGAACAGTGGATACCCAGAGACATGCTG ttggATAACCACAAAGCAAAATGGCCCTATACAAATGTGGGATGCATTTGATGGCTCCTTGAGGTGCTCATACAGAGGATTCGATGTTGTAGATGAAATGGAACCAGCTCTATCCTTAACTTTTAACCAACAAGGCACTAGAATTGTGGCAGGCTACAAAAAATGCTTGCGCACGTTTGAAGTAGAAAG GCCTGGTAGAGACTATGTAGAGCATAAAATATCAAATCCAGCATCATGCATCGCAACCCATGGTAATTTGATGGCAGTAGGCTCATGGAACACCACAATTAGTTTGTTTAATGTCAATGAAGTAGGAAACTATAAAAGTATTGGGAATATGCATGGTCATGGAG GAGGAGTTACCCACATGAAATTCACACCAGATGGCTTCAGACTTGTGTCAGGCGCTCGAAAAGACCATCGGTTGCTGGTTTGGGACATACGGTACTATCGGCGACCCTTAAACATATTGTCCAGAGCAGTCGATACAAACCAAAGAGTTTACTTTGATGTGTCTCCGTGCGGAAGATACATAGTCACAGGAGGAACTGATGGAATAGTAAAAGTCTGGGACGTTAAACAAGCCAACTGGAAGGAAAGTTTGGATGTAACTGAGGGAATTGGAGATAATGTAACTTACAAG TTCCCACTACACAAAGATTGCTGCAACAGTGTCTCCATACATCCCCTCAGACCGATCTTAGCTACCGGTTCGGGGCAGTATCACTTCATTGACCCCATAAACACCATAGAAGATGAAAATTTGAAGCCTGAAAGtatgaagaaagaagaaaatggGCAAATTAATGGTGTAGTGCATAAAGAGATCACAGATATGAAATATTCAGAAGAAGCCGAAAACAGTTTAGTGTTTTGGTGGATAGGAGATATGGACTTGACGTAG